The segment GAAAAATATGACACCAGAATAGATGAATGTGTTTAGGTTTATCAACCAAGTTATTTGATGAGCAACAAgaagttcgaactgaatattataaacggtctttcaagatattatttacaattttatggAGCCAGTTGTCTGAGTCTGTCCGAAACTGTGGTTCTGTTGCatcttttaaataaaaatatttgcagCATTAGCATTAAGAcaacacacacgcacgcacgcacacacatcTATCTATTTTCTATTCCCTCATTTATCTGCCTGTGAATATGTCTTATGCAGGACCActatgtaaactagtcatttgatACTAATTGCCCTATTctgttttaaataaaagaatttatcattattatacatGCAGAATGGAcgacaaaatgcatgtacaaaATGTACTGTGAACAGTTGCTTAATTTTGCCATGGTCTTATTTACAACAAAAGTTCAGAAGTGCTCGATCAAGGATATTGCAAAAGAAAACGGGATTACAAGAAGCTGACAGCttttgctatatatatatatatatatatatatatatatatatatatatccaaaattgaaatagagtctcagtaatcggattattaaaaaaatatgaaaagaaaacacagaaatcctccgtaaagctttacatatatatataaaagcactaagttccaacaacacccgatacctaaaagtgtcggatccacaacatggatacaaggtcaaataaatttttttatacaaagcactaaaatgactaacgacacgaacaaccagagtGTCAAATTTTCGGAACGACCCGttccttcttcaggacaaacgaaaagaattacataatgtggccaatatcaacagagaataataaaaaaactacatataaatacatctagcactacaactacactaatctacaaacgtatttacaacacagactacatgttttttggtttttaggcttgccaatcaatgttaaaagcggaGCGAACTAGGACgtcttattcgtccaaagagctgatccaaaatgtacgaagtggtaaaaatagacttaattaatctcaagtggaacgagttaaccatattacgttgacaaatagcAATCtatcaccagagggcgttacgctacgctccacaacacctctgttatcgtctgatttacaagaattttgtaaaacagagcgtctttgaaaataaaataaatctgcatcattttcataaataaaacatagaTTTATGAGTTAAAAACACATTGGTAGGTATCGAAACGCTGTATTACGTTAGTGCAACCTCCATATTTATGGAACCATTTTGTCTTGTCAAATTTCGCTTTCACTTCGTAACTATGGACTCTACATTTGAAATACTAGCgagattataatgatgaaaatttgacattacacaaagaacagaaaCGTGTCTTTCTGTTTGAGTCAAAGACTCCATTTTCTCCGTGCGAGATCATGTGGTTAGCCGAACTATTtatcagacgataacagaggtgaaagtgaagcttgcgtagcgcgccctctggtgagaaaTTGGACAAATAGTACAGccaactcgtacccagagagattctattttaactatgcattaagaataaataatttataaaagataataataagaaaaaatgtcaacaaataaaaaaaacccaaaaaactaataataaaaataaactaaGTAAATGAATGAACACTATAGagatgaaataagaaatgaacaaaaatttgagagaaaaataatgtaaataacaagtttgaataagtaaacagaatggaccaactccaaaaaaaaaaaccaacaaaaaaaccaaagaataagcagcctaggaaattgaatcaacatcagacactcccgtactgatcatgtctagagTAGACGTGGAGAAAAcagaatcacggaaactgataaatgggttttacatgtaagcaatcggttatgaaggtcaaagtaatttaaaaaaggggggctgattgtaaacagaattgaaaagaaaaaaattgttcaaaaattgtCGTAGCACCACTGTTGtggacatgatcagacgagtaggtctagatgaagcttaacatctagtaagggtttagcctgtattcatcctggtgaagtcagtaggtttgttgataccaCGTGTTTCGAATGACTTCAACCTGTTCATTcagaatttttccttctgctttctttcggtatctgaccaactTGGGTCATGATCAAtgtcatgtcctcccatcggTGGTTTTTGCCATTGAAATGTGTCGCTACTGGCAACTCTTTTTTGGTTCTAGAATTATTATCTTTGTCGTATTACAAAcaatttcacatgagtgtttttCATGAAACAAGCGATAATTTTACAGTCGATTATATGTCACTATCGTTTTTGATAAAAACATGAAGGAAATTGAAAATCCGAATTAcatcagggctcgaaattagcgagaaatactcgcaaaatgcgagtacatttgaaaaatagcgagtaaaaataatggacactcgaaaatcttagcgagtggtgatttacaaactatgatcgtatcgtatccgttttatacggtgatgcgctattcgcttctctcaaacttgcactctgaatcatacaaacgcttacatgaacgaccgatttcaataaccgtttttatccgaatttttcttttaattttttttataagaaactcggagtcaaacaaatgctttagagatcggacatcgcatatcgacatgtgccacgagtcctgttcacctataggggtgattaaattgaataattccaagtatgatgtttttgttattcacttatctacaaaaaatatcggaatctatgttttaccaagtcttccggtagttatttttatcagaatcatgagaatgtcatatctaaatttattgtcatattgaggtcgggttgtagtgacgtGCATTTCTCACCGCGtcgacgattatcaaaaaagtcataggactcgtgatcgtgctgctcaTATAACCATGAGTCCTGtattcgctttaaaaaatcactagtgacaaccctgatgtggcatgaaattggaagactggatctagacaAGCGGTAAACAAGTCATGGATTAGActgttagaggtgcgataatcaagagacctagacattgcaccatatgacttacgtaacttagtgtcttgtccaaacgctgcctgttgacccactaggctcagtaatgatggggaaaatcattgattgaaaaaaatatatatataaaaagagcactgcttcattattttcattttagcttgtaggttttcattttagcctgtggattttttacccacaggctaaaattagcctgtggtagaaaaagttaatttcgacccctgtacatgtataatgatcacatcaatgtaaggtgaagataacgaacagtgatcaatctcctaactcctataagcaatacaaaatagatagttgggcaaacacggacccctggacacaccagaggtgggttcaAAAAGGTTATTATACTTCTTTATATAATATCTGTACCACAAAAAAGGTAACACAAACCTTGATTTATGATTTGTCGCGCATACATGTAATCTTAGTATCAAATGTGTGTGATGCAGAAAAATTTCCGGAAATATAAGATTTTATAATTTCACTATGTGCACAGGGAAAGCGATTGGTGAAAGGCTCTTTTTATTATTAATCGAAGTATTTCGTGTAACACACGCAAATATCATCCATCGCCTTGTATGtgcacatatcaaaatattgacaaaTGATTAAAGAATAGCGATCCGGGTAAAATCGGGAGTGTATTATTCTAATATGGTATGTTTTGGCGCCATTTCGTTTGTATATTTAAAGAGAGGGTGTTGCCCCCAAATGACTTCGATAGGTTAAAGTGTGTCATCTTTTACTTTATATTTCTTGATTTTACTAGGCCAAATTTATGTGCTAAGTGTACCTTCTCCTTTGGGAATTACATCTGAGCTTATTTTCAACAACTTTACAGAAATAGCATCTAACCCAATAGCCATCGAATTTGACTTAGCTTTTACTTCATGTTTGACAAAATCAACAGAAATATCATTCTGGAGTGCTAATAGACTCCCTGACGGTTCAATATCATACAATGAACTTCAAATTTCTCTGCAAAATTGTGTCCGATGCCGCAAAAGAAGTCATTAAAAGTAGTGGCCGTGTCTTTTCCATCTGTAACCGATTCAGCGTTCATTTCTAAATATGTTGGGGAAGCGGATGCCGATTTTGttggtaaagattttttttaatggtatcaggacaactcgccctcaagacaactcgccccctctttgggacaactcgccccctctcagAGGACAACTCGCTCCCTTTGTTGAGACAACTCGTCCACACATaccatacatgtttacaattatcattttcggtctaaataaaagaaaaatgtattagcgaaaataaataaatttattgtatagataatatatacataatgaatTAAGACATGTAcacataaacaccgaacttcgtgtctttttatgtaatacgaaaaatttaatttttataagcGCTTGGGTTCAGTAAATTTATCATCACTTTgatgtacaaaatgtatatgattatagaAGAAACAATTAAGGGTTTGGTAGGGAGTGTATTAACTTGGGTCTTCAGCTGACgcagtataattatcaataatctgctTCCGTTGCTTTGAatctatttgattgattttccaCAAGCTGTTATATTGACTtcaattcatttcaatttattctcatattgcacaaaacaacatagagaatatttacatatacacaATGTTAAACAAATAATTCAGTTGATACAATGCATCAAAGAGTgtacattttctaatttttaacCTGGAAGGGTAACCATCTTGTTAATCATATTTATGAATCTGGAAGATTTGTCATAATAGATaactttttacatgaaaacaagtTAAAGAATTTTATGACATTTGATCTGTTTGTATATTCAGAAGGTAAATAAAATTTTCTACGATCACTAAGAGCTGAACAAGTCATGATATAATGAAACTCATCCCCAACCTCATTTTCacataaaatacaaattctCTGGTTTCTGGGCACACCATTCCATCTGCCTATCTCAATAGATAGTATGTGATTACTTGTTCTAAATCTTGCTAATGTAAGAATGCTATTTCTTGGTAAATTGGCTTCTAGATTACTTTTGGACGTAAAAATACTATTTGTAAATAAGTTATAAAGTACACCTTTTCCTGATGTATTACATTCAGAAAcccatttctgttgaaattgaTCATTCAGAGTTTGTTTAATAACACTAATCAgccatttttcattttctacagATTGTAAAATCCAGATATAATTTAAACCACAtttatgtaaacttttctgtatatatctaacccatttaaaatcaacatcaaCATTGTCTTTTGTTGGGTTATATAAAAATTTGTACAAGATACTAGACAACTTTGTGTATTTACAGTTCAACaattttaatcattataattTTGACACGTATACATATTGGATATCTAGTAAGTTCACCATAAATCATATAATTCGATGTAGTTGTCTTTAGATTCAATATAAGTTTACAAAAGTTTAGATGCAGTCTCTCAATGATATCTAAATTTTCAAAACCCCATAATTCACACCCATAAAGAAGTATTGGAACAACCATTTTATCAAACATATCAAGTTGACAATCGATAGATgaattcaattcttttttttaaatgatgacATACATAACTCTGGTTGCTCTTTACTCAACATATTTTCTGGTGTTGTAAAAAGAACCAGTTCTTGAAAATTTAACTCCTAAGTATTTGAATTCTTTGACAATTCAATTTCGTTATTgtacagaaatatatttgttgACTGTCTATCTTTGCCGAAAATACTAATTTTGGTCTTATCTACATTCGCTTGCAACAAAAGTTACGGCAATCCTTATCATTAGAGAACTTTTCACTTTGAAAACCGCCACTTAAAAATAATCAGTTAAGCAAAGCCGTTACAAAATTCTTGAATAGGACTTTTCTGACTTTTAAATTCACGTTCATTTATTTCGCTCACACCATCAATCAGTGGTATATGAGATACAATAAGTAATTAATAAAAGATAATGATAAGTCGTCTTAATGAATCgtgaatagaaaaaatataaatgataaaaaagaaaatgcaaGAGATGTACATACAATAGGtacaaacaaagaaaaagaaaaagagacaTAAGTTATGAAGGAGAAACTGCGTCAATTGTAGTTATTAAGAAACAGATTTGTCAACGATTTAAAACTTGTGGTTGACATAATCTCACTAAACTTAAGTATATTCGGTTTCTTACAAAATCTGGGATATAAAAAGCTTTTACTTGATACTAGCTAATGATTAGCATTATGAGGACTGGAACCCGTCTGCTATTTTACCTTAGTTACGTAATGTACAGTCTTTCGTTAAGTGGAATATTTAACCATCTATCAGTCTCAACAGGAAGTTGGTGTTTTGTAGTTCTAAATTTTACCTGTATTTTCCTAGATTTATTTGGTAAAATGCTCAGATATTTTTCACATCCAAAATTAGActgaattattttcattaatttgaccttttgatcaGCTGTTTATATCACTATGCCATTTTTGGATGATTTGATCATTTGATCTTTGTTTCAGAGCTGCAACAGCCAACTTCCTATCAATGAAAATTTGCTCATACCATATATTCGAAAATCTGCAAAATGTTAAATTTGGGAATATTgtgaatatgaatatttatgaaatatacaaaaaaaaattgttttccgAACTAGTAAGTAATCTTATCTAGGAAGTACAATGGGACGCGTCCAGTCTCACCATATAGCATGTAAGAAAGGGTACTGTTCTTTGAACGGAAATTCCTTTTTTAAGTGTATCCgttcacaatctaattaaaattagcccctatgttttattatatattatgccGTAGGGTCTGACAATCCTATTCGAGGTCACGTTAGAATGAACTTTGTCACGTGgttatgaaaaaagaaaatgtataatCAAAATAATTCCCGGAAAAAATTAATGAGAACAAACTGAATGAACCAATCAGCAATCCCTTTCCATTTCACTTTCGGATCAACAGTCAACATGGCGGATATACCGGAAAATCAGATGCGAGAAATGTTAGCTGTATTTGGCGTGgaaaaattaaaagatgaacagcaaaaaaaaaattatgtgtcTGCTGAATAAAAAAGACTGTTACCATCTTGACTACGGGCTTTGGCAAGTTTCTCTCATATCAAATGCTGCttcttcttctgaagaagaagaaacaagaggcccatgggccacattgctcacctgagtcaccttggtccatatcagaagactttctatatatatttgcatgtaaaaccgtagtccttattatggccccaacctacccctggaggccatagtttttgcaaacttgaatctacactatgtcagaaagctttcatgtaaatgtgaacttctttggcctaatggttcacgagaagaagatatttgaagatttttcctatatatttgtatgtaaaactttgatccccccttgtggccccatcctacccccaggggccatgatttgaacaaacttgaatctgcactatatcagaaagctttcatgtaaatatcagcttttctggctcagtggttcttgagaagaagattttaaaaaaaaaaattcctatatatttgtatgtaaaactttgatcccctattgtggcctcatcctacaacagggggccatgatttgaacaaacttaactctgatctatgttaggaagctgttcatgtgaatatcagcttttctggctcagtggttcttgagaagaagattcttaaagaatgtccctatatttgtatgtaaaactttgacccccttgtagccccatccaacccccagggcccatgatttgaacaaacttgaatctgcactatgtcagaaagctttcatgtaaatatcagcttttctggcacagtggttcttgagaagaagatttttaaagatttttcctatatagttgtatgtaaaactttgatcccctattatggccccatccgacccccgggggccaggattttaacaatttagaatttgtactatatcaggaagctttcatataaatctcagcttttctgacacagtggttcttgagaagaagattttaaagatttttcctatatatttgtatgtaaaactttgatcccctattgtggccccatccgaccccctggggccaggattttaacaatttagaatctgtactatatcaggaagctttcatataaatctcagcttttctggcacagtggttcttgagaagaagatttttaaagatttttcctatatatttgtatataaaactttgatcccctattgtggctccatccgacccccgggggccaggattttaacaatttcgaatttgcactatatcaggaagctttcatataaatctcagcttttctggctcagtggttcttgagaagaagattttttttaaatttttcctatatatttgtatgtaaaactttgatcccctattatggccccatctgacccccgtgggccatgatattaacaatttagaatctccactatatcaggaagctttcatataaccTCATcgtttctggctcagtggttcttgagaagaagatttttaaagatttttcctatatatttgtatgtaaaactttgatccccgggggccatgattttaacaatttagaatctgcactacctaataaagcttatctataaatttcattttttctagcccagtggttcttgagaagaagattttttaatgacccttccctatttttaccttttcttgattatctccccttggaaagtggcctggccctttattttaacaatttagaattccctttatctaaggatgctttgtgccaactttggttgaaattgacccagtggtttttgagaagaagttaaaaatgttaaaagtttacagacggacagacggacggacgccggaatacgggtgatcagaaaagctcacttgagcttttagctcaggtgagctaaaaaaacaACGGTGTCGGTAAGAAAATTCTGATATGCTGTCCATTAGTTTCTTTGATGGAAGAGCAAGTGACGAAACTGAGGAAGATTCCTGGCTATTCCGTGGATTTCAGGGTTATTGATATTTAACTATCGTtacttttaaagtttttatgtacATGGAAGTCCATCAGCTGTttataggccaatccgaaaacatgagttatctttccttgatccggaacgtagtGCGCTGGCGTAACAGTAATTTAAGACTcccgggtagtatattcgaaaagcgtcattatcaacagttcagaaggccgcaaagatattgctgtataattttacagcaatcacgccaacaaatatgttaacgttaataaaaaatCACAATGTATAAGTTTTCTTCATGCACTTggaaataaccaactttgcatgtaaaataatagaaaattaatgttgtaaatagAGGAGGGCACCCCTCCCCCGATataatgttctatcgttaaaatgatgtaatttcctacggagggcctgtcccgagacagtTAGATTGTTCTAAATATCCCTCCTTTccaggatttcacgtgttttgaaattagtatatacatgtatcatatattgcataaaTTTCCTCAGGATCTTTACTCTGAACCTTAACTTAGAACTCCGTGTTTTAAAACAGTCATATTTACGATAAAATATCAGAGGTtgcttgttcaatatcaatgtagtacattcagcgataaaagtACTGACACGatgtacgtctaggtatgtcggactgacactTCTGGATTCTGGAAATGTCCACCTCCTTTGATATATTGGCGAGTAAAGCCTGAACTTGTAAATAAGAAGCAAATGATATATTTCCAGCTGGATACTCACAAATACAGTTTCAAATGCAAGAATAATCATAAAGAAAATCGCCACAAACCATttttaaactgacatttacacatgcaatgttttgaaaataaaataactgtAATTGAACCCCCTGAATAGTAATAGATTAAATAAGTCAGCAAGAGTATGcacctgtaaatacagccatCTTGGGTAAAATATTTCGagctttactcaaattattttgtaaatttgttgcGCAAAGGGGTTGGGGGTGGGGTTCGGGTCCTCTAAATCTATCAatgcaatttctgttatgacacAATACGTGACTACATAATCAAACATCTCAAggggctaaaacgaataaaagaggaaaagagggaagatacagatatgtcaaaagcattctattgggggTTCAAACTTACCTATTCCCCAAAGAGTATATCTGAGTGGCATgtaacacccccacccaccaCCCCCAGATAACATcggaaaaataatttataacaaTCGAacaatatttaagaaatgaaattttgtgatttaattacctattttactgcattttGAATATATCAGTTGAGATAAACAATCCCAGTtgcatatgtacaaatgatttgcACACAGCGTGGACACGTCCAGTTACTTTGGAGAGAGTTACCCAAACATtgcaatctggtttattttttaaagagtcAGTTGGTAGTGATGGAATAattttagccctgataaaacaatgagagcgtTGATTTCATCTTTTGAGAATCAGTAGTCTTGTTCTGATTtcgtacaaaataattatgccagtcgttattggagacatTTGTAAACAAGTGAATGTCTGATTTCCAAttcgatttttaaaattctttctCCACCCCCCTCCAAATCACACCCCtgactcgatcaagaaattcttttttGCTTCCATTAATATTTTCTTAGCCTCTCGTAGAAATGGTTTCAACTGTTTTCGATTTTGAATAGCATCCATACTCAACATAACACTTAACATATTGCGCAGTCTGAttgtgttactacccggaagttgtcatattcacactaaaggttagaatacaaagagagataactcacgttttcggacAGGCCTATAAATGCATCCATATATATCCGAAAATGAtaacaattcatttgatgctgTAACTTCACAAGATATCAATTAACGTTGTGAAAAATGACcagaatttaaatgttttgagTCATGAGATATCGTTTTAAACCACTGCCACAGCAGAGACATGTTCAATACTATATAGTAGGCCTAGTGCATAAGTGAACAGGTCCGGCATAATCTCTTGATTTACCTATATTAGTTTAAATTAACTATATAGGTTTTATTAAGCTATTTAAATAccttgatgaaaggtgaagataacgaacagtaatcaatctcaattcctataaacaatacaaaatagatagttgggcaaacacggacccctggacacaccagaggtgggatcaggtgtctaggagaagtaagcattccctgacgatcggtcacacccgctgtgagccctgtatcctgatcaggtaaacggagttatccatagtcaaaatcagtgtgccaagaacagtctaacaatgaTGAATGGATGGATTCCACACCATAACTTCTGTCTCCTATTGAAACACCGAGGTTTTCAGATTTTAGGACCTTTCAAATGAAGTGATTTATTGTCCTTATTTTCAACTATACCAATATATTTGGTCGTTAGAACccattattgggtcaaatgcagtctgacttgttagtccgttcttggcactctgattttaactacggataactccgtttacctgatcaagatcttgaatatccaggggtccgtgtttgccgaactctctattttgtattgcttataggagttatgaaattgatcactattcgttatcttcaactttgcataaaaatgaaacataGACAAgcatatatttaatatttttcaaagcaaaatgcttgaattttttttcaaaatatatgctATTTTCTTCTCAAATGTTGGACTTGCTTAAATTTGTGATAATCTTGTGGCTTTAGTCACAATTTTGTATGACTGTATATTTATCAATGCATCATCTTCAAACAAGTTTTATTATATTTCACGGTGTTAAGTCTATTTATGTCTATTTTGAAAGTTAAGTGAAAATGGGGGCTACATGGACCCTATATTGTTCTgtaaacagatacatgtacttgatatTAATTTATTCATTCCACCACCTTGTGGTTTTATATTGTGCTGTTCAATTGAGAATAATTTGTTTGTGGAAATTCATAACAGTAAAATCGGGAATAACTcagataaacttttatacaagGATTTGAAGATTTAATCATTCAAATAACTGATTTTCATGAATGTCAGCTAAGTTGTACACCACCAAAGGCTGTCCACGATCCTCTCACGGTTGAAGTCGACCTGTGAACATCCATAATATATACTAAATCTCCCTTGTTCAGTGCCAGGACGATGCTGCTACCAGCCGTAACCCACTTGCTTCCACCACCTCCGTTATTCGAGGCCTGTCTTCCTTTCATTTTCCCATTTACGTATAATCCGGCATGTGCCATTTTATCAGGATCACTGAGAGTGTACCAGTTGAACAGGTAGACGCCCTTTGTTGGTGCCGTAAACTTCCCCGTCGCCGGATTGTACGCATTTCCTAAGTTGGTGACAACATTGTCAAAAACCCAAACTGAACCGCCTTTGTACATTCTGTTAAAACGAATTTCAGCGTGGAATGCTGAAGGCGGCTTCGGCTCTACaataaacaaatgaagataaccaacagtgatcaatctcatacaaatTCAAGGTTAGGGAAAACAGG is part of the Ostrea edulis chromosome 2, xbOstEdul1.1, whole genome shotgun sequence genome and harbors:
- the LOC130046354 gene encoding complement C1q-like protein 4, translating into MKFTYSRGLLWLLFSIYAAVNGDCDKGITLIKDQLKTLEKSVNMVTDGSCCSPKPKPPSAFHAEIRFNRMYKGGSVWVFDNVVTNLGNAYNPATGKFTAPTKGVYLFNWYTLSDPDKMAHAGLYVNGKMKGRQASNNGGGGSKWVTAGSSIVLALNKGDLVYIMDVHRSTSTVRGSWTAFGGVQLS